From Melanotaenia boesemani isolate fMelBoe1 chromosome 12, fMelBoe1.pri, whole genome shotgun sequence, a single genomic window includes:
- the LOC121650119 gene encoding uncharacterized protein LOC121650119, whose protein sequence is MSLMDAILDKDPDAVPNSETALRDQFVECVRDGMLRRHLRETVRSKPSMSLIEIREEAIRWCEDLDRGSNFPLSQCNVTRANLAAATPERQSPEILAITELIKNQQTQIASLAQQLQSLQAMVEQTTKLTKERKCLRCNKAGHIARYCRQALPSAPRAHPGSSTQSVEAELPEVGPTVVSHQVAQSAPGWREALQMCYLVESAQSEEGLGKLRVHAQSPVQIPAGTTVMVPATGPKVLRLERPSLTGVVWDWEFT, encoded by the exons ATGTCATTAATGGACGCTATTCTTGATAAAGACCCAGATGCAGTCCCCAACTCAGAGACCGCGCTGAGGGACCAATTTGTGGAGTGCGTGCGGGACGGTATGCTGCGACGCCACCTGCGGGAGACGGTGAGGAGCAAACCCAGCATGTCCCTGATCGAGATTCGAGAGGAAGCGATTAGATGGTGTGAGGATCTTGATAGAGGAAGTAACTTCCCATTGTCTCAATGCAATGTTACGCGAGCTAATCTAGCAGCTGCCACGCCAGAACGACAGTCTCCAGAGATTCTGGCCATTACAGAGCTGATTAAAAACCAGCAGACTCAAATTGCCTCCCTAGCACAACAGCTCCAGTCTTTGCAGGCTATGGTCGAGCAAACGACTAAATTAACTAAGGAAAGGAAGTGCCTGCGGTGTAATAAAGCAGGACATATTGCACGGTACTGCCGCCAAGCCTTGCCGTCTGCCCCTAGGGCACATCCAGGCTCCAGCACCCAGTCAGTGGAGGCGGAGCTCCCAGAGGTGGGACCAACAGTTGTCTCTCATCAG GTTGCCCAGTCCGCCCCTGGTTGGAGAGAAGCACTACAAATGTGTTATTTAGTGGAGAGCGCGCAGAGTGAAGAGGGGCTGGGTAAATTGCGAGTGCATGCGCAAAGCCCGGTCCAGATTCCCGCAGGCACCACAGTGATGGTTCCTGCCACAGGCCCGAAAG TGCTGCGGCTGGAGCGTCCTTCCCTCACTGGTGTCGTCTGGGACTGGGAGTTCACATAG